One Deinococcus sp. LM3 genomic region harbors:
- a CDS encoding UDP-N-acetylmuramoyl-L-alanyl-D-glutamate--2,6-diaminopimelate ligase, with the protein MRLSELAAHLNVPAPTENPEVTGVTHNADWAAPGSAFVAIRGARFDGHSFLERVAAAGAVAVIGEGLPDGMTSPLPYLRVSSARAALADAAAALAGHPSRALRVVGVTGTDGKTTTSWITRHLLRAAGLRTGLLSTAGYELPDGQLRHFPAHFTTPEAPQVQATLAEMVRSGADAAVLEASSHALALNRVRGVNWDVAVWTHLSSEHLDFHGTLENYFADKRRLIEAAPFAVLNVDDPWTAQLRGVAPAETTYSAEGQHADWRATDIEERSTGLHFHVISPLGEFDAHLPMIGRFNVANALAAMAASAHLGAGPEALMAGLASFRGVPGRMELVPDGRGRRVVVDFAHTPASLDKALSTLRATTSGRLIVVLGSAGGPRDPGKRAPLGEVATRVADHAVFTEEDCRDTPLADILNEMERGARDAGHTNFQSIPDRREAILAAIAHARPGDTVLLAGKGPEDTLERAHETIPWNETQEAADALKLS; encoded by the coding sequence ATGCGTCTTTCCGAGCTGGCCGCCCACCTGAACGTTCCCGCCCCCACCGAGAATCCGGAGGTGACGGGCGTGACGCACAACGCCGACTGGGCCGCCCCCGGCTCCGCGTTCGTGGCGATCCGGGGGGCACGGTTCGACGGGCACAGCTTCCTGGAACGGGTCGCGGCAGCGGGCGCGGTGGCCGTGATCGGCGAGGGCCTGCCGGACGGCATGACCAGCCCCCTGCCGTATCTGCGCGTGTCGAGTGCCCGTGCCGCGCTGGCAGATGCGGCGGCCGCGCTGGCCGGGCATCCCAGCCGCGCGCTGCGGGTCGTGGGCGTGACCGGCACGGACGGCAAGACCACGACCAGCTGGATCACCCGGCACCTGCTGCGCGCCGCCGGACTGCGCACCGGCCTGCTGAGCACCGCAGGCTACGAACTGCCGGACGGGCAGCTGCGGCACTTCCCGGCGCACTTCACGACGCCCGAGGCCCCGCAGGTACAGGCCACCCTGGCCGAGATGGTCCGCTCGGGCGCGGACGCGGCGGTACTGGAGGCCAGCAGTCACGCCCTGGCACTGAACCGGGTGCGCGGCGTGAACTGGGACGTGGCCGTCTGGACGCACCTGAGCAGCGAACACCTGGACTTTCACGGCACGCTGGAGAACTACTTTGCCGACAAGCGCCGACTGATCGAGGCCGCGCCGTTCGCGGTGCTGAACGTGGACGACCCCTGGACGGCGCAGCTGCGCGGCGTGGCACCCGCCGAAACCACCTACTCCGCCGAGGGGCAGCACGCCGACTGGCGGGCCACGGACATCGAGGAACGCAGCACGGGCCTGCACTTTCATGTGATCAGTCCCCTGGGCGAGTTCGACGCGCACCTCCCCATGATCGGGCGCTTCAACGTGGCGAACGCCCTGGCCGCCATGGCCGCGAGCGCGCACCTGGGCGCTGGCCCGGAGGCGCTGATGGCAGGCCTCGCCTCGTTCCGGGGCGTGCCGGGCCGCATGGAACTCGTGCCGGACGGGCGCGGACGGCGCGTGGTCGTGGACTTCGCGCACACACCCGCCAGCCTCGACAAGGCGCTGAGCACCCTGCGCGCCACCACGTCCGGCCGACTGATCGTGGTGCTCGGCTCGGCCGGCGGCCCGCGCGACCCCGGCAAACGCGCCCCGCTGGGCGAGGTCGCCACCCGCGTCGCGGATCACGCGGTGTTCACCGAGGAGGACTGCCGCGACACGCCGCTGGCCGACATCCTGAATGAAATGGAACGCGGCGCCCGCGACGCCGGACACACCAACTTCCAGTCCATTCCCGACCGCCGCGAGGCCATCCTCGCCGCCATCGCCCACGCCCGGCCCGGCGACACGGTCCTGCTGGCCGGAAAGGGCCCCGAGGACACCCTGGAACGCGCCCACGAGACGATTCCCTGGAACGAGACGCAGGAAGCCGCAGACGCCCTGAAGCTGAGCTGA